ACGGGTTGGCCCATTCATAAACGCTAGCCCGAGAGGATCATGTCGTTCACCGACAATCACGCCCGGATGATCGGTTGGGATAAGCGCGCAAGTAATACCAAGCTCTTCGCCTCGTCCTAGGTGATTATCTGGATCGTAAAGCTTAAACGCTAAGCCCAACACCGTTGAAACAGGCGCTAAGGTTATATAGCGTTTGTTCCAATTGAGCCTGATCCCCAGAACCTGTTTGCCATCGTGCTCGCCAAAGCATACTTTGCCCGCATCTGGTATAGCACCAGCATCAGAGCCTGCTTCTGGACCCGTTAGCGCAAAACACGGTATATCAAGACCTTGAGATAAGCGAGGAAGCCAGTATTGCCTTTGCTGCTCCGTTCCATAATGAGATAACAGTTCACCAGGACCTAATGAATTTGGCACCATTACGGTTACTGCCGCACTCAAGCTTCGGGTTGCAATCTTGGTTACTATGGTCGAATTAGCAAGAGAAGAAAAGTCACGACCACCGTATTCTTTAGAGATTATAAGAGAGAAAAAACGCTCTTGTTTAAGGTATTCCCACACCTGTGGTGGCAGGTCTCGTTGGTGCTTAACCACCTCAAAATCATCGAGCATCTCTAATAGAGTCTCTACCTGATTATCAACAAAGCTCTGCTCTTCTGCGGTTAACTCAGGCTTGTCGTAACTGTGAAGTTTTGACCAATCAGGGTTGCCGGAGAATAATTCTCCCTCCCACCACACACTACCCGCTTCCATAGCCTCTTTTTCAGTGGTTGATAGAGGAGGTAGTACCTTTTTAAAAAGCTTAAATGCTGGATCACTTAACCACTTTCTACGATAAGAATTCATATCCATTATTCTATTCCCTGATTGTTTAAGTTCGCATTCATGCCTGATGCAAGATAAGGCACGATCTGATCAAAAATACGTTCGACACGCTGATTAGTATCAAATTCACTGCGTGCAATGTTCATAAGTGCTTCACTAGAAGCCATTGTAAAAACGCAACTCCCTAACGTGAAATGCAGCCGCCAAAAGAGCGTTTCTCTATCCATAGTTGGATTTACTCTTATTACTTGGGCTACAAACCTATCTAGCACCTCACCGTAACGAGTTGTTATAAACCATCTGAGGTGTCCCTGCTCTTCTGCATAGCCCCGTCCAATTAGTAGCAAGAATCGCTCGGTACCGTTTGGCGTAATTTGTGCTAGTTGAAGCAAGGGTTGCTTCAATATCGAAAAAACCTGCAACATAGTCACATGTTCACTGCGCTCTATGTTGTGTAGGGTTTCCGCTATTGATGGCATTAAGCTATCAAGATATTTGCCCAGTACCGCTCGAATAAGGCTTTTCTTATCACCAAAATGGTAGTTTACTGAAGCGAGATTCACGTTAGCTTGCCCTGTGATATTTCTTAGAGAGGTTTCTTTAAACCCCTTTTCAGAAAACAGTACTTCGGCGACTGAGATAATTTTCTCTTTGGTATGTAACGCAGAGCCCATTAGCACCTCATTGCAAACAAAATTATCAAACGACCGTTTGAAATTAACAAAACGATTACAAATACGCAATAAAAATATAGCAAGAGATCCGACCAGATGGGAGTGTTTGTTCGAGCGCGAATTAAACTCTCTATTAATCAACAGCTTATTAATGAGCCTGAAAATAGTTAAATTTAAACCGTTTTTTTTTGAACTAAAGGTAAAATCCCTAGTCTTACTATGTGTAGGCAATAACGCGGTAAGAAATTGAAGGTATGTACTGAATTTTTTCTATTGTCTGCACACTGTTTTTTTCATTTAACTCCTATGATTTGTATAAGCCTAATCACATTTGATTAGGCTTTTTTTTATCTAAAATTCCGAACCTGAACTCAAGTTAAACGCATAAAAAAAGGCCAGCAAAAATGCTGGCCTTTAATGATTTGTGAGTCAATCTAATGGTTGGGCGCCACTTTGTGGCTAGCCTGCTTTTTTGGCAATGACAACCGTAGCATCGTATAGCCAAGTATTGCAGCCACTGTCGAGCCCATTAGGATCCCCAATCTCGCATGAGTATTGAGATCTGCTGCCGTTCCAGTAAAGGCAAGGGAAGCAATAAACATCGACATTGTAAAACCAATACCACATAGAATCGACACAGCGAAGATGTGCTTAAAGTTAATCCCCTCAGGAAGCTTAGCCACGCCAGCTTTCACTGCTACATAACTAAACGTAAAGATACCCAATGGTTTACCTACTAACAAACCAAGTGCAATACCCAACGGTAACGCAGTTCCTAGGGTTGCAAAAGAAATACCTTCTAAGGAGACACCTGCATTAGCGAACGCGAATATTGGTAAAATTAGGAATGACGAATAAGGGTGCAAAGCGTGCTCTAGGTGTTTAAGCGGTGAACGCTCACCTTTCTTGCCTTGCAATGGAATTGCAAAACCGATTACGACACCAGCAAGCGTTGCGTGAACCCCAGATTGCAGAACTGCAAACCATAGTATCGCACCAACAAATAGGTACAATTTGAGAGAGGTTACTTTTTTATGATTGAGATAAAAGAGTAATCCGGTCATCGCAAACCCGATCGCAAGTGCAAGGGTTGATAAATCGCTGGTATAGAACAGTGCAATGATAACCACTACACCCAGATCATCGATAATCGCAAGAGCTAACAAGAACACTTTGAGGCTTACTGGTACGCGGTTACCTAGTAAGGCCATGATCCCTAGAGCAAATGCAATATCTGTTGCTGCTGGTATTGCCCAACCTTGCAGTGCTTCAGGGTTAGAGAAGTTAAATAGAACGTAAACTAAAGCTGGAGCAACCATGCCACCAACCGCTGCAATAGCTGGGAAAATTGCAGTTTCACGAGATTTTAGCGCGCCTTCAAGGAGCTCACGTTTTACTTCTAAACCAATTAATAGGAAGAATACCGCCATTAGGCCATCATTAACCCAATGCTCGACAGACATACCTGCAATATAAGAGTGCAAAGCACCTTGATAGGTTTCATTAAGGGGAGAATTAGCCACTAGCATAGCAAGTGCAGCAGCAATAACTAAGATAATGCCACCGGCTGATTCTAACTTAAAAAAATCTTTTAATATTTGACTCATTGTTACATCCATTACTTGTGATTTACATCACACAACCAAGTGGCAACAGTGTACCCAATACGAAAATTTACAAAATTCGATTGTTTAGTCGTATAAGTTCGGTAAAACCGAAGATAAGCAATTAAAACATAAAAAAACGCATAGCTAATACCGCAGTCATCACAAAACTATAACAAAGATAGATGAAATTGTTACGACTTTTGTATTAAATCAATAATCAGAGGCCAGCTGATTAGCATCGGTGATATAGATAGACAGATCGCTTGTAAGGGGGGGCGTCCGAGTCGATTTGAAACATCAATAAATAGACTAAAATCATTTGAAATCAACAAGATAACACAGATCGATTAATGTGAATTACTCTATTACCTGCATGAAACCACGTGCATTTTCACTGCCTGAAGCACGCACAGTGCCAGACCATGATGGAATTGACAAATCCAGCCACTGCTCTCGTCGAGTCGCATCGGATGTTAAGAATATTTTAAATTTGGGTATATTTATAGTCCATTGCAGTGGTAACACCTTCCCATTACTCAATGTACTGGTACCTGAGGACGTTAACTCAACATTTGAATTATCCAAAGTGTGAACTTGCCCCGTATGATCCATAATAGAGCCGTAAATATGAGGCAAGCCAGAAGGTGATATGACTTGAGTTAGAAACAGCACCTTGCCATTGTTCAAGCGATATAAAAAACGAATATGGCTTTGTTCTGGCTTAGGCTCAGTAGAGCCCCATATTTGATTTAGCCATACATTTCCAGAAAGAGCATATTTCCTCTCCCCGATGTTTACGGTACCGCTAGCGCCTATATAGGGAGCTTGATAACCGTAAATAGCTTGCGATTGCAGTTTATTGGTCACCTGATATCCACGGTCTCCCATTGGTATATAGGAACCATTTTGTTGAAGCTTAAGGTCAAGCTTAAAATCATCAGTCTTTAACAGTAAACGGCCCGGTACGGGATAACTACTAAATGAGCGCCACACCCAGTTATCAATTGATAGTCGATATGGTCGCGAACGCATCCCCACTAGCCCTATTCCACCTCGAGCAAAACGCTCCGCCGAATAGATATTATCTGGAGTAGTAAGGGCAACTTGTGACGCGTAGATTTGCGGAGATTCCCAACCAGATTTTTTATTTTCCGAGGTCGCTCTGCGGTAAAGGTACCATTGGGCTAGGTATTCATTACCTTTTGTATCATTGAGCATCGCGACAAAACTCCAGATCTCAAAACGATATTCAGAGTGGATCTTAAAATCATTAGGAAACTGTACCGCTTTATTTGGTAGTACTGGCTCAAAAACGTGGGTTTGTTTGGCTTTTATATTTTCTATGGTCAGATTAGTATCGGACTTCGAAAAATCATAGATGTACAGGCTGCTACTGATCACCACTATCAAAATGATGAGGCATGCCAATGTCCAGAGGGTTCGATTCAATATTCGTCTAGTCATCTATTACAATGCATCTCTAAGTGATTTCATTGGGGTTCGTCTAATTACTTGCAGCACTGGTATCGCACCTGCGATAATCAACGAAGCAATAGTCCAACCGAGTGTTCCTAGGTAATCCCAAGGCACAATTTGTACCTGCATGCTCCAACCGAACGATTTTTTGAGGATAAGCTCTACCACGTTATTCGCCATTGCCATTCCTAGTGGAATCGCGACGAAAGCGGCCACTAAGCCAAACGCAAACAACTGTGCACCACCAACAAAAACCAGTTCCTTACCTGACATACCTAAACAGCGCAGTAAGGCGACATTACGCAGGCGAGTGGCTTCCCCCGCTAACGTAGCAAAAAATATCCCAAGTACGGCCACTATCAAGGTTATATTGCCAAGGGTATCGGTAATACCAAACGTTCTATCAAACACTGTCATCGCTTGGTCGTAGATACGGCTGTTATTTACCACCCGCTCGGCTGGTGTATGGTAAATGGAAATCAATTTAGAGATTACATCGTTCGATGTTTGCTTATCGTGTAATAAAACCCCAAGACCAATTGCCCCTTTATCTGGCAGCAGTAAATCCCAGTTTTTTTGTGACATCAGAACTTGGTCATATGGATTACCATAATCATAATACACCCCTACCACTCTCCACTGGGGTCCCAGAGGTGCTGGCAGTGATATGTAGTCACCAACGCGAATTTTTTGTCTATTCGACATTGACTCGGAGATCATAACACTACGAGAATGATGCAAGTGATACCAGTAATCGAGAACCGTTACTTTCACAGATAATGCATCCTTTTCGCCGTCACTTCCTCCAGTACTAACTAAGCTGATATTTTCATTATTAGAAATAAGCTCAGTCTCTTTACGAGTCCATACTTGGTCAACCTCGGGTTGCTTTTTCAACCAACTACTCATTCGAGGCGCCGAGTGCATAGTTGGGTAAACGTAAACATCTGCCGCCAAGCGCTGTGACAACCATTGATCTGTGGTTACTCTAAAGCTCCCCACCATAGTTTCAACGCCGACATTAGCCGTAATTGCCAACATAAATGCCATTAACGCAACCCCACGATAACTCATGGATGCCGCTGCGTCGGCAAAGAACCATCGCGCCTTTACCCAGCGTAGGCGATATGAAAGATAGGTAAATAGCTCAAATATAATAAAGGGTACCACCAGAGCTACCCCGATCAGCATACACGCAATAATGACAAAGCCTGCGTAGATACCACTACCAAACTGCAACGCAAAAACTGCAATAAATAAGCATATCGCGGCTAAGATGGCTTGCCAGAAGAACTCTTTACCTGCAAAACGTACCATTGATAGGCGAGCGGTTAGGCGTATAGGTTGGGTTCTAATTAAACGCACTAATGGCCAAGTACATGAAAGTCCCACACCGACAATCGCCATCAGTAAGCTCTTCAAGCTCCAAGACCAACTCCAGTTCACCACCATATCTATCTGAACGTTATAGATTGCACCTAAACTCATAGAAACAGCAGGAACAAGTTTGTTGGCAAGCATTAATCCAAGAACATTTCCAGAAAGCCAACTTATCACCACCAACAAAATCAGTTCTAAAGTGAGCGCGGCAATCAACTGCTTAACCGACACTCCCATTTGCCTTAAAACACCCGTTACCGGTTGACGTTGAATGAACGACAAAGACATCGCTTGATAGAATATGAACAAGCCTATCAAGAATGACAGCATCCCTAATGCTGTAAGATTAAGGTGAAATGCCTTAGTCAACGAAACCAATTCACCACGCGTATTTTTTCGTAGTGTCATTCCTTTAGGTAGCATCTGCCTAATTTCAGTCAGCTTCTGCTTGGACATATCGGTGCAGCCAATCACTGAGAAGCCCGTACCACGACGTAGTTGACGGCTCAAAGCCATATCCACGACAAGGTTAGAGCCGTTGACGAGACCTTCTGTATCTACAATCAGCGGACCGATGGTTTCGCCGCTTTGTAAGGTAATAGACTGTCCTTCTTTCCAGCCCATAAACTTCATAAATACTTGGTTTACCAATACAGGATATGGTTCTTGCATCATATTCAGTATCGGGTTTTCAAGTACATTACCAGTAAGAAATATCTCAGCCGTCGCTAGACTGTCCATTCCTAGCACTTGGATATCGATATTATTTTTTGTGCGGGCTCGATGAATATCAAAGGGAATACATTGGTCAAACCCTTCACGGCGTAGCTGAATATAGAATGCCTGAGGGATAGTATTAGCGGTATTTTTAGATTGAATACGATACGGCAAAGGGTTTGAGAAAAGTCTCTCACCATTGGTATAAGATAATTCTGCGTGCTGATTGATAGCAAGCACACCAACAAGCACAGAGATGCCTAGAGAGAGACCTAACCAAACCAGAAAGATCTGCAGCGGGTGTCGCTTATAGTGACCAAGTAGCGCTTTAGCTATTGGCCATATCATGCAACTGCCCTCCTTGAATACGTATAGTACGATCCATATATGCCGCGACCGCTTCACTGTGTGTGACCAAAAGCAATGTACAGTTAAAGTCACGGATGAGCGAAGATAATAGGCGCATCACGGCCTTAGCGTTTTTTTCGTCTAGGCTACCGGTAGGTTCATCAGCAAGTAAGATTGAAGGCTCCATATATAGCGCCCGTGCTATTGCGGCGCGTTGCTGTTGGCCACCCGAGATCTCTTCTGGGTAACGCCCCAATAAAGGCATAAGGTCTAATGCTGAGAGTATTTGACGCCAAAGTTGAGGGTTCTCAGGTAAACCTTTAAGTTGGCGACAAAATCGAATGTTATCCGCAATATTTAGGGTCGTTAGTAGGTTGTATTGTTGAAATACATGGCCGATATAATTGCGGCGATATTCGGTGCGGTTACCTTCTTTAAAGTTATGCATCGCATAATCATCAAACCAGATTTCACCCGAATCTAAAGAATCGAGTCCGGCGATTAGGTTAAGTAACGTACTTTTACCTGAACCTGACTCCCCCATCAATGCGATATGTTCACCACTTTGAATTCTTAAGTCTGCACCTTGTAGAACTGGGTGAAACTCACCACCGTCAACATATCCTTTGCTAACACTGACCAGCTTTAACATTACAATTTGTACCTATGATTTTTTAAACTCCCACTGCGCTCCATCAAAAAGGTGTCGTATACGACAAAACGATGAATTTACGAGCAAGATACTGAAAAAGTGGGATATTTATTAGGTTAGTATACTCTTAACTTTAAGATAGAACCAACAAGGATTGATGATGGAAACAAAAAAGGTATTAATACTGGGAGCGTCAGGCTATGTTGGTTCACAATTAATCCCTCTGCTACTGGATGCTGGTCACAAGGTTACCGCCACGGCTCGCAATCTACCTTTACTTAAATCACGAATCGAGGTTGCCGAAAACCTCAGCTTTGAACAACTCGACCTTAGCGACAATAAACGAACCCTCCAGATTGTCGATAATTTTGATCTGGTATATTTCTTAGTCCACGGAATGAACCATGGGCATGATTTTCTCGATTATGAACTGGATCTCGCGCAAAATTTCGCACAAGCATTACAGCAAAATAGTATCGGTCAGGTTATCTATTTAAGTTCGCTGCAGCCACAGACTGGACATTCAGAGCACCTAGCCGCTCGCAGAAAAACGGGCGAAATTTTACGTAACACGCCGGTTCCGATAATTGAATTACGCGCTGGCGTTATTATAGGCCCAGGTTCAGCTGCGTTTGAAATCATGCGTGACTTTGTTTATAACCTCCCTATACTCATTACTCCTAAATGGGTGGATTCCAAGGCCAACCCTATTGCGCTTAAAAACCTCAATCATTATTTACTTAGCCTTGCTTGTGAGTCGAATAACAGCAGTAAAGTATACGAGGTTGGCGGCCCTGACATTCTAAGTTATCGCGACCAATTTAAAACAATTTGCCACGCAACAAACAACCGATACAGCCTATTTGCCACCAAACTTCTAACCCCATCAATGGCCGCCGCTTGGTTGGGCATTGTTACCTCTGTACCTAGCAGTATTGGACGGGCACTACTAGCTGGATTAAGCCATGACTTTATTGCTGATTCTGCTGAAATTCGTCAACGATTCCCTCAGCAATTGATGGGTTATAAAGCAATGGTTGACGAGGCGATATCCCATGAGGATCAATACGTTCGTTCAAAAGTATGGGGATTTGACTCAAGTGCCCTATCGCGCTGGCAATCAGGGTTTGGCTACTATGCCAAAAATGCGGGCGCAAGCTACAAAACATCAAAAACAACCCAACAACTGTGGGATACAGTAATACAGCTTGGTAGCCCTAAGCAGGGTTACTTCTTTGCGAATTTTCTATGGCGCACCCGAGAATGGCTCGACCTATTTGTTGGCGGGGGACGCCCCAAGCGAAGAGTCCCTGCCGGACCGAAGCTTAAGGTCGGTGACCATATTGATTCTTGGAAGGTTATCCGAATAGAAGACCAGAAATTCCTATCACTACTGTTTGGTATGAAAGGTCCTGGATTGGGACGACTCGAATGCAGCATAGTAGACCATGGTGACTATAGAGAGCTCGATGTCCGAGCATGGTGGCACCCTAAAGGGTTTTTCGGTCTACTTTATTGGTGGGCGATGTTTCCAGCCCACCTATTTATTTTCAAGGGTATGGTAAGGGCAATTTGCAATAAATCTAATCTTGATTCTGATAATTCTCAGGGTTAAAACCTATCGGTATTTCCGCCAATTGAGTACCTAAATTATTTGGATAAATAAGGTACTCTCCATGGTATTTCACCTTGGATTTGTAATCAGTTTGCTTATGCAACATAAAGCCAGCTCGGGTTGCTAACTCAATAAATTGCGCATGATTACCACGCACATAAAAGCTCATCGGCTTCATCAAGCGCTCTGTACCATCGTCATTAGTACCGCCTTCAAAGCAATCATCACATTGATGTGCACACAACACCAGTGAACTATCCCCTTGTGTGAACAGTTGTCCTCGACCGTCACCACTTAGGTCATACTCAGTGCACACACTCCAATTAACTGTCTCCATAAAATCAATCCATTGATTAATTTGGGTATCTAGAATTGGCTGGTCGTAATCAAAGTCATGAAAAAAGTGGCTATAAAATTCACGAATAGTCACGAATCGACTGTAAATTTCAGTATTACTGCCTTTACTGCGGCCTTGCTTTTGCCATGCCAATAAATCTTTTGCCATTAGAGTCGAAAAGCGTTGCTGTTTGATACTCTTGGTTATCCAACGTAATAAAAAATTGGTATTGCTCACTGGCGTGTTAGCCAACTTTCCTTTTTGATGCTCGCAAGCTATCTCATCTAATGCACTTGAAACAAGATGCAACAACTGCTCAGCGTAACTTTTCACGGTTTCTTTCTCCAAAAATCTTAAACATCAAAAATGCGGCAATAGAACATGCACCCATCATAATTAGCATAGGCCAGCTTTGATCACCGGGAAGTTGTGCAACGATAAACCCCATTATAGAGCCCAACCCAAAGCGTAGCGTTCCAGCTAATGACGAGGTAGTGCCTGCCATATTCGGGTACTGATTTAATAGCAATGCCATCGAGTTACTGCCGACAGTAGATATGGTGCCAACATATAACATAACGCACGGAACAATAGCTATAAGGCCAAGATCAAACACCCAACACAAGAACAACCCTATTCCAGCAATCAGCTGTATACTCAAGCCAAACAACAACATATTACGAGAGCCAAAACGCTTTACAACCCGGCCATTCAATGTGGTAAAGAAAATCATCGTTACTATATTGAGCGCGAATAGATAACCAAAATTTTGAGGTTCTACTCCAAAGTAGTCAATATAAACAAACGAACCTGCGGTCAGAAATACAAACATCCCTGAAAAGGAGAATGCACCGCACATAATATAACCCAATGCTTGTGGGTTATTTAACAATACCTGAAAGTTTCTTAAGCTGTTGCGCAGATGGAACGGTTGCTTATTCTTATCATCCAATGTTTCGGGTATACGAAAATAGATAGTAACTAACATTATCGCGGCAAATATCGCCAACAAAGCAAATACGGCTCTCCATCCCGCCCATACCGAAATATGCCCGCCAATCATAGGC
Above is a genomic segment from Vibrio gallicus containing:
- a CDS encoding TetR/AcrR family transcriptional regulator; the encoded protein is MGSALHTKEKIISVAEVLFSEKGFKETSLRNITGQANVNLASVNYHFGDKKSLIRAVLGKYLDSLMPSIAETLHNIERSEHVTMLQVFSILKQPLLQLAQITPNGTERFLLLIGRGYAEEQGHLRWFITTRYGEVLDRFVAQVIRVNPTMDRETLFWRLHFTLGSCVFTMASSEALMNIARSEFDTNQRVERIFDQIVPYLASGMNANLNNQGIE
- the nhaA gene encoding Na+/H+ antiporter NhaA — encoded protein: MSQILKDFFKLESAGGIILVIAAALAMLVANSPLNETYQGALHSYIAGMSVEHWVNDGLMAVFFLLIGLEVKRELLEGALKSRETAIFPAIAAVGGMVAPALVYVLFNFSNPEALQGWAIPAATDIAFALGIMALLGNRVPVSLKVFLLALAIIDDLGVVVIIALFYTSDLSTLALAIGFAMTGLLFYLNHKKVTSLKLYLFVGAILWFAVLQSGVHATLAGVVIGFAIPLQGKKGERSPLKHLEHALHPYSSFLILPIFAFANAGVSLEGISFATLGTALPLGIALGLLVGKPLGIFTFSYVAVKAGVAKLPEGINFKHIFAVSILCGIGFTMSMFIASLAFTGTAADLNTHARLGILMGSTVAAILGYTMLRLSLPKKQASHKVAPNH
- a CDS encoding lipocalin-like domain-containing protein produces the protein MTRRILNRTLWTLACLIILIVVISSSLYIYDFSKSDTNLTIENIKAKQTHVFEPVLPNKAVQFPNDFKIHSEYRFEIWSFVAMLNDTKGNEYLAQWYLYRRATSENKKSGWESPQIYASQVALTTPDNIYSAERFARGGIGLVGMRSRPYRLSIDNWVWRSFSSYPVPGRLLLKTDDFKLDLKLQQNGSYIPMGDRGYQVTNKLQSQAIYGYQAPYIGASGTVNIGERKYALSGNVWLNQIWGSTEPKPEQSHIRFLYRLNNGKVLFLTQVISPSGLPHIYGSIMDHTGQVHTLDNSNVELTSSGTSTLSNGKVLPLQWTINIPKFKIFLTSDATRREQWLDLSIPSWSGTVRASGSENARGFMQVIE
- a CDS encoding ABC transporter permease produces the protein MIWPIAKALLGHYKRHPLQIFLVWLGLSLGISVLVGVLAINQHAELSYTNGERLFSNPLPYRIQSKNTANTIPQAFYIQLRREGFDQCIPFDIHRARTKNNIDIQVLGMDSLATAEIFLTGNVLENPILNMMQEPYPVLVNQVFMKFMGWKEGQSITLQSGETIGPLIVDTEGLVNGSNLVVDMALSRQLRRGTGFSVIGCTDMSKQKLTEIRQMLPKGMTLRKNTRGELVSLTKAFHLNLTALGMLSFLIGLFIFYQAMSLSFIQRQPVTGVLRQMGVSVKQLIAALTLELILLVVISWLSGNVLGLMLANKLVPAVSMSLGAIYNVQIDMVVNWSWSWSLKSLLMAIVGVGLSCTWPLVRLIRTQPIRLTARLSMVRFAGKEFFWQAILAAICLFIAVFALQFGSGIYAGFVIIACMLIGVALVVPFIIFELFTYLSYRLRWVKARWFFADAAASMSYRGVALMAFMLAITANVGVETMVGSFRVTTDQWLSQRLAADVYVYPTMHSAPRMSSWLKKQPEVDQVWTRKETELISNNENISLVSTGGSDGEKDALSVKVTVLDYWYHLHHSRSVMISESMSNRQKIRVGDYISLPAPLGPQWRVVGVYYDYGNPYDQVLMSQKNWDLLLPDKGAIGLGVLLHDKQTSNDVISKLISIYHTPAERVVNNSRIYDQAMTVFDRTFGITDTLGNITLIVAVLGIFFATLAGEATRLRNVALLRCLGMSGKELVFVGGAQLFAFGLVAAFVAIPLGMAMANNVVELILKKSFGWSMQVQIVPWDYLGTLGWTIASLIIAGAIPVLQVIRRTPMKSLRDAL
- a CDS encoding ABC transporter ATP-binding protein, with translation MLKLVSVSKGYVDGGEFHPVLQGADLRIQSGEHIALMGESGSGKSTLLNLIAGLDSLDSGEIWFDDYAMHNFKEGNRTEYRRNYIGHVFQQYNLLTTLNIADNIRFCRQLKGLPENPQLWRQILSALDLMPLLGRYPEEISGGQQQRAAIARALYMEPSILLADEPTGSLDEKNAKAVMRLLSSLIRDFNCTLLLVTHSEAVAAYMDRTIRIQGGQLHDMANS
- a CDS encoding SDR family oxidoreductase, with translation METKKVLILGASGYVGSQLIPLLLDAGHKVTATARNLPLLKSRIEVAENLSFEQLDLSDNKRTLQIVDNFDLVYFLVHGMNHGHDFLDYELDLAQNFAQALQQNSIGQVIYLSSLQPQTGHSEHLAARRKTGEILRNTPVPIIELRAGVIIGPGSAAFEIMRDFVYNLPILITPKWVDSKANPIALKNLNHYLLSLACESNNSSKVYEVGGPDILSYRDQFKTICHATNNRYSLFATKLLTPSMAAAWLGIVTSVPSSIGRALLAGLSHDFIADSAEIRQRFPQQLMGYKAMVDEAISHEDQYVRSKVWGFDSSALSRWQSGFGYYAKNAGASYKTSKTTQQLWDTVIQLGSPKQGYFFANFLWRTREWLDLFVGGGRPKRRVPAGPKLKVGDHIDSWKVIRIEDQKFLSLLFGMKGPGLGRLECSIVDHGDYRELDVRAWWHPKGFFGLLYWWAMFPAHLFIFKGMVRAICNKSNLDSDNSQG
- a CDS encoding DUF2913 family protein, whose translation is MKSYAEQLLHLVSSALDEIACEHQKGKLANTPVSNTNFLLRWITKSIKQQRFSTLMAKDLLAWQKQGRSKGSNTEIYSRFVTIREFYSHFFHDFDYDQPILDTQINQWIDFMETVNWSVCTEYDLSGDGRGQLFTQGDSSLVLCAHQCDDCFEGGTNDDGTERLMKPMSFYVRGNHAQFIELATRAGFMLHKQTDYKSKVKYHGEYLIYPNNLGTQLAEIPIGFNPENYQNQD
- a CDS encoding Bcr/CflA family multidrug efflux MFS transporter translates to MSKSSVTQLSVMMFIILGAISALTPLAIDMYLPAMPAIADDFGVAAGDVQITLTIYTLGFALGQLFYGPLSDSIGRRPVLLGGVALFLVGAIGCAFSHSVEALIWVRMAQGFAGAAAAVVIQAVVRDLYESEDFARTMSFITLVMTVAPLAAPMIGGHISVWAGWRAVFALLAIFAAIMLVTIYFRIPETLDDKNKQPFHLRNSLRNFQVLLNNPQALGYIMCGAFSFSGMFVFLTAGSFVYIDYFGVEPQNFGYLFALNIVTMIFFTTLNGRVVKRFGSRNMLLFGLSIQLIAGIGLFLCWVFDLGLIAIVPCVMLYVGTISTVGSNSMALLLNQYPNMAGTTSSLAGTLRFGLGSIMGFIVAQLPGDQSWPMLIMMGACSIAAFLMFKIFGERNREKLR